A genomic region of Arvicola amphibius chromosome X, mArvAmp1.2, whole genome shotgun sequence contains the following coding sequences:
- the LOC119805482 gene encoding doublesex- and mab-3-related transcription factor C1-like — MQRSSGTRELHKALSVVSAFKKRQVKRRLVLRQRRMMMAAAPNAHMHVKNLTMEEGVCTGKDTMHQLQVKVDAATQEENSGGPVLPSQPPELTSMPYTPETTGQQLVVSLSGELHGLSTMPSMCPSLMIQPCATIDPMLLHSQVLGPSASNQASVSATLEWQEMLEAAEALMALKNSSQTRHQPYGVPGPAGERGLQLTSPTMPPRPASSGSLPSGHLYCMSLLT, encoded by the exons ATGCAGAGGTCTTCGGGTACACG GGAACTACACAAGGCCTTGTCTGTTGTGAGTGCCTTCAAGAAGAGACAGGTAAAGAGACGCCTAGTTCTGAGACAGAGAAGGATGATGATGGCGGCTGCCCctaatgcacacatgcatgtcaaGAATTTGACTATGGAAGAAGGAGTTTGCA CTGGAAAGGACACTATGCATCAGCTCCAGGTCAAGGTTGATGCAGCAACCCAGGAG gagaACTCTGGGGGGCCTGTGCTGCCGAGTCAGCCCCCAGAACTAACATCTATGCCATATACTCCAGAGACCACAGGGCAACAACTGGTGGTTTCCCTTTCAGGGGAGCTCCATGGGCTCTCTACCATGCCGAGCAT GTGCCCAAGCCTGATGATTCAGCCCTGTGCCACTATTGACCCTATGCTACTGCACTCACAGGTCCTG GGCCCCAGTGCCTCCAACCAGGCTTCAGTTTCTGCTACCTTGGAGTGGCAGGAGATGCTGGAGGCTGCTGAAGCTCTGATGGCtctgaaaaattcttcacagacacgTCACCAGCCCTATGGTGTACCAG gTCCTGCTGGAGAGAGGGGACTGCAGCTGACCAGCCCCACAATGCCACCTCGGCCTGCTAGCTCTGGTTCACTGCCTTCTGGACATCTGTATTGCATGTCCCTCTTGACCTAA